The Streptomyces sp. NBC_00236 DNA window TCGAGCAGGGCAGACGCGCCCTCCAACTGCCTCTGGCGCGCCGCCTGGACACTTTGCTGGAGACGAAGGGGGCGCTAGGGACGGCGGTGGAGAACATGCCGGAGGTGGACCTGATCCCGGCGTGGGCGGAGGAGTACATGGACCTGGAGCGGGAGGCGCTCGCCCTGTCCTGGTACGACAACCAGGTCGTTCCCGGGCTCCTCCAGACGGAGGCGTACGCACGTGCGGTGTTCCGCAACAGGGTCCCGGTCTTCAGCGAGGAGAAGATCGGGGACCAGACGGCAGGGCGCCTGGGGCGACAGGAGATCCTGCGACGCGCCCAGCCCCCGACCATCAGCTTCGTGATCTGGGAGCCGGTCGTGAGACTGCAACTCGTCGACGACGAGGAGCATGCGGAGCAGCTGAGGCACCTGCGCGCGTGCGCCGCGCTCCCCGGCATCTGCCTCCAGGTACTCCCTCTGAGCCACCGCACACACGCCGGGCTCGACGGACCCTTCATCCTGCTGGAGACACCGGACTACCAGCACGTCGCCTACTCGGAAACACAGCGCGGCAGCCTGCTCGTCTCCGACCCCGACGAGGTCAGCATCCTGTCCCAGAAATATGCGATGCTGCGAGCTCAGGCCCTCAACCCCGAAGACACCGTGGGTCTGTTGGACAGCCTGCTGGGAGAGCAATGAGCACCGCATACACGTGGTTCAAGTCCAGCTACAGCGGCAGCGAGGGCGGCGCCTGCCTCGAAGTCGCCTACGACTGGCAGAAGTCGAGCTACAGCGGCGACGAGGGCGGCGCCTGCGTCGAGATCGCCGCCCACCCCGCCGCCGTCCACGTCCGCGACTCCAAGAACCCCGAGGGCCCCACGCTCACCCTCGCCCCCACCACCTGGACGGCCTTCGCCACCCACATCGGCTCCTGAACGACGCACGACCGACGCCCCCGCGGCGGCTACGCCGTGACAGCGAGCTCCCGGCGACATTCGGCGCAGTTTCCGGGTTCGGGGGCCCTGAAGGCGCGGTCGCAGCCGTCGCAGTTCTGCAGCGGGTCGTAGAGCGGGGGCCGTTCGGCGGGCGGGAGCGGCGACGGGAACCGCTTGGTCAGCCGGTCCTCAAGGAACTTCACCGGGAACTTCACCGGCACCGGCAGGTCCGTGGTAAGCGCTCGTCCGAGGGCGGCAGGAGTGGCTTTGCGTTCGAACCAGGCGGCGACGGCGGGGGTGAGCTCCCGGATGTCGTCCTCGGAGAGCTCGAACTCGGTTGCCCGCTGGTTCAGGTCCAACAGGAACGCCGAGGCCATCCGATCCAACTCGGGGCTCGGCTTCTCCGGCCGGGGCGCCGGGACCTTCGGCGGCACCACCTTCGCCGGCACCGCCGGTCCGGGAGCGGGCATCGGCGGATTGGGCGTGATGTGGACGGGGTCCGGGGCTTGCGCGCCAGCTGAACGCATCTGCTTCGCTGGCAACTCGGGAGCGGGAACGGCCGCCGGGGTCACCTTGCAGGGCCGGTCGTACGAGATCGTGCGGGTGATGACGCGGCCGGACGGCAGGCGCTCGCGGGTGCGCTGGAGGTAGCCGTGCTTCTCCAGGTCCCGCAGAGCTGCGGCGATGCGCGCCTCGCTCTCGGGGAAGCGCTCGACCAGGCACTTGATGCCGACCTTCGCGCCTGGAGGCAGCGACTGGATGTGCGTGGCGAGGCCGATCGCGATGAGCGAGAGCTCGTGGTGCTGGGCGAGGTGGTTGCCGATGACCGTGAAGTGGCTGCTGTGGCGCACCTTCACGTGGACGACGCCGCCGGACGGGGCGTGGGAGGGGGAGATAACCTGCTGGGTATCCATCGGGAAGGGTTCTTCTTCCTCGGCGGTCAGGCCCTCGCTCGGGATGGCAATCCCGGCGGGGGCCGTCTCAGTCTGAAGTTTGGTTTCGTGAGCATATGCCAGGCAACCGGGGCGAAATCCAGCTCAGTTGGGCCATGTCACCCGTGCGAGTGACGAGGCCCGCGAACGGCCACGCGCACGCGCACTCATGCGCGCGGGGGCCCGCAGAGGTCCACCGGGGTGGGTTGGGTTTGGTTGATTTCTTCTTCCCAAAGGACTTAAAAGCTTTTTACGTCGTGGGCCGCCGCGTCGCGGCCCACCGCGTCGTACGTCAGCGGGTCGCGGCCCACCGGGTCGTGGTTTCCGGACCCGGTACGTACGACCTCCGCCCGGACGGTCGACCGCCCGGAATCGTCCGGGGCGCAGGAGCCCGTCACCGGCGGGAGTGAAGGCGCCGTCCTCGCCGGCAATTTCCGGCAGCCACTCCGCGCAGGCTCTCTCCAGGCGGCTCCACCGCAGCCCCCCAGCCCGCCCGTTCCGGATCTCTTCGCCGCCACGGCTTGCGAGCATGCTTCCTGCACGCGCATGCGGATGAGGGGTGGGACCAGTGGCCTGGTGGGCGGAAAGGTTCCTGTGGGACGGGGAGCGTCCTGAGTTGATATGGAGCCCATTGAAATCCGTGGGGCCCCTCAAGGGCTTGCCGGGCAAGCCCTTACCACTCGTCGCGCCACTGCGAAAATTTTAGGCCCGGTCCAAGCTTGACCGAAGTGGCGTCCTCGACGCGCTGGTTCGGAGTGTGCTCGCTGGTCGAGCTCTCTACCGGCCCTTCGGCGAGACCCCCTTCATGGAAGGGAACCCGGTCGACGACCTCGCCCTCATCGTTGAGAAAGTCCAGAGTGCCCGTAATGGTGTTGTAGTGCTGTTCGCGTAGAATGCCGTCCACCGTCATCCGCACCGTCTTCTCCTTCCCCGACGGGCGGGACAGGTGAAGATGCTCACGCGCAGTCCGAGCCACCGCGGGTGACGTGGCTTCCGTGCTGGCCGGGAAGAGCTCGTTTTCACGCTTGTCGTCCACGGCGTAGAGGAGCAGGCCGAGCAGTGCGGCAGATACTGCCGCTACGGCGGCCCACGGCAGAAGACGTGATCGGCGAGACATCCTGGCATCCTTGCACGTCGTCTCCGTGCCCTCCAGACCATGGCTGCCACACTTCCGTTTGCCGGCTTCGTCGGCCGCTGGTGTGGAGTCCGGGCGCGCTGCCACCCTCCCGGCCTTGATCGGCCAGGTTGGCAACCGCCTTCGGCCGAACCGTCATTTGGGTCACGACCAGCCAGGGTCGCCCAACAAGATCGTGTGACGAGCTCAAAGGTTCGGTCAGAGCCAGGAGGAAGTCTCAGCCGCTCTGGGCGAGCCGATCACGGGACGGGGCGAGATCTACGCGCGGTGGTATCCCTTCGCCGGAGTTGGCGTCGACACCCACTACGACCAGGAGACTGATTCGGGTGGTGGAGCCTCGGAGCCCGCGTAGGAGCCGCCAGGGCTTGAGGGTGACCTGACCCGCGGCGCGGCGCTCGCCACGGGCCCCCGCCTCAGCGACCGCTCACGCGCGCCGCAGCTTCTGCGCGACCTCCGTCGCCCAGTACGTCAGGATCATCTGCGCACCCGCCCGCCGGATCCCGGTCAGGCTCTCCAGGATCGCCGCGTCCCGGTCGATCCAGCCCTTCTCCGCGGCGGCCTCGATCATCGCGTACTCGCCACTGATCTGGTACGCGGCGACCGGCACGTCCACGGAGTCCGCGACCTTGGCCAGGACGTCGAGGTACGGGCCGGCCGGCTTGACCATGACCATGTCCGCGCCCTCGGCGAGGTCGAGCGCCAGCTCGCGCATCGACTCGCGGAGG harbors:
- a CDS encoding helix-turn-helix domain-containing protein; translated protein: MRLVGALVAQFRTAAGMTQRQLAEQTCTQPETIASIEQGRRALQLPLARRLDTLLETKGALGTAVENMPEVDLIPAWAEEYMDLEREALALSWYDNQVVPGLLQTEAYARAVFRNRVPVFSEEKIGDQTAGRLGRQEILRRAQPPTISFVIWEPVVRLQLVDDEEHAEQLRHLRACAALPGICLQVLPLSHRTHAGLDGPFILLETPDYQHVAYSETQRGSLLVSDPDEVSILSQKYAMLRAQALNPEDTVGLLDSLLGEQ
- a CDS encoding DUF397 domain-containing protein, which encodes MSTAYTWFKSSYSGSEGGACLEVAYDWQKSSYSGDEGGACVEIAAHPAAVHVRDSKNPEGPTLTLAPTTWTAFATHIGS
- a CDS encoding helix-turn-helix domain-containing protein, with the protein product MDTQQVISPSHAPSGGVVHVKVRHSSHFTVIGNHLAQHHELSLIAIGLATHIQSLPPGAKVGIKCLVERFPESEARIAAALRDLEKHGYLQRTRERLPSGRVITRTISYDRPCKVTPAAVPAPELPAKQMRSAGAQAPDPVHITPNPPMPAPGPAVPAKVVPPKVPAPRPEKPSPELDRMASAFLLDLNQRATEFELSEDDIRELTPAVAAWFERKATPAALGRALTTDLPVPVKFPVKFLEDRLTKRFPSPLPPAERPPLYDPLQNCDGCDRAFRAPEPGNCAECRRELAVTA